Proteins co-encoded in one Cuculus canorus isolate bCucCan1 chromosome 22, bCucCan1.pri, whole genome shotgun sequence genomic window:
- the LSM10 gene encoding U7 snRNA-associated Sm-like protein LSm10 isoform X1, with translation MHDRAQGEGRVSVQGEEGKACSCSGVQGEELGGAMEVSHSVKERTIAENSLVILLQGLHGHVTTVDLRDESTATGRLTNVDAFMNMRLAEVTFTDRQGTISHLDELFVTGRNVRYVHIPDEVDIRATIERQLQAIHRVRYFGARDKGRKEFPRAKHK, from the exons ATGCACGACCGGGCACAAGGAGAGGGCAGGGTAAGTGtgcaaggggaggagggaaaggcgTGCTCCTGCAGCGGTGTGCAAGGGGAAGAGCTGGG CGGCGCGATGGAGGTCAGCCACTCGGTCAAGGAGCGCACCATCGCCGAGAACAGCCTGGTCATCCTGCTGCAGGGTCTGCACGGCCACGTCACCACCGTGGACCTCCGTGACGAGAGCACGGCCACCGGGCGCCTCACCAACGTCGACGCCTTCATGAACATGCGCCTGGCCGAGGTCACCTTCACGGACAGGCAGGGTACCATCTCCCACCTGGATGAGCTCTTTGTGACCGGCAGGAACGTCCGCTACGTCCACATCCCGGATGAGGTGGACATCAGGGCCACCATCGAGCGGCAGCTACAGGCCATCCACAGGGTCCGCTACTTCGGGGCCCGCGACAAGGGCAGGAAGGAATTCCCTCGTGCCAAGCACAAGTGA
- the LSM10 gene encoding U7 snRNA-associated Sm-like protein LSm10 isoform X2 — translation MEVSHSVKERTIAENSLVILLQGLHGHVTTVDLRDESTATGRLTNVDAFMNMRLAEVTFTDRQGTISHLDELFVTGRNVRYVHIPDEVDIRATIERQLQAIHRVRYFGARDKGRKEFPRAKHK, via the coding sequence ATGGAGGTCAGCCACTCGGTCAAGGAGCGCACCATCGCCGAGAACAGCCTGGTCATCCTGCTGCAGGGTCTGCACGGCCACGTCACCACCGTGGACCTCCGTGACGAGAGCACGGCCACCGGGCGCCTCACCAACGTCGACGCCTTCATGAACATGCGCCTGGCCGAGGTCACCTTCACGGACAGGCAGGGTACCATCTCCCACCTGGATGAGCTCTTTGTGACCGGCAGGAACGTCCGCTACGTCCACATCCCGGATGAGGTGGACATCAGGGCCACCATCGAGCGGCAGCTACAGGCCATCCACAGGGTCCGCTACTTCGGGGCCCGCGACAAGGGCAGGAAGGAATTCCCTCGTGCCAAGCACAAGTGA